A section of the Methanoregula formicica SMSP genome encodes:
- a CDS encoding DUF354 domain-containing protein — MKILIDISHPGHVHLFKNFIWEMKRRGHEILVTARDKDVVIQLLEAYDIPFQRVGKKGSSRFNLVIELVQREIEIFRIARIYNPDFFIGLFNPAIAHVATLLHKPSMNFIDSEPEVVKFADLITIPFSNIILTLNSVKHNFGSKEIRINSFKELASLHPNYFSPNFQTIESVGIKEPDSYAVIRFVSWGAYHDIGQNGFNNDEKHLLIKQLEKYLPVYISSESQLPKDLEKYRMPIPPEKIHDFLYFAKFLVSDSQTMTTESAVLGTPAIRYNSFVGQNDMGNFIELEKKYCLIFNYKNSYDAIQKAVDLAQIPNIKQIWKPRKELLLKDKVNITAFMVWFIDAYPQSVMEMRNNPDLQYLWSPVTGETL; from the coding sequence TTATCTGGGAAATGAAGAGACGGGGCCATGAAATCCTTGTAACGGCACGCGATAAAGATGTCGTTATTCAGTTATTGGAGGCTTATGATATCCCGTTTCAACGAGTAGGGAAGAAAGGATCAAGTCGATTTAATTTAGTAATAGAATTGGTTCAACGCGAGATTGAAATATTTCGAATTGCGAGGATTTATAATCCGGATTTTTTTATAGGATTATTTAATCCGGCAATCGCTCATGTGGCCACTCTCTTACATAAACCATCGATGAATTTTATAGATTCAGAACCTGAAGTAGTTAAATTTGCAGATCTCATTACAATTCCATTCTCAAATATTATTCTTACATTGAATTCAGTTAAACATAATTTTGGATCAAAAGAAATTAGAATTAATAGTTTTAAGGAGCTTGCGTCATTGCATCCGAATTATTTCTCTCCAAATTTTCAAACAATTGAGAGTGTAGGGATAAAAGAGCCGGATAGTTATGCGGTAATCAGATTCGTTTCATGGGGTGCATATCATGACATTGGTCAAAATGGATTTAATAATGACGAGAAGCATTTACTCATAAAGCAACTTGAAAAATATTTGCCTGTATATATTTCGTCTGAGTCTCAACTTCCAAAAGATTTGGAAAAATATCGAATGCCGATACCGCCAGAGAAAATTCATGATTTTTTATATTTTGCGAAATTTCTAGTATCCGACTCTCAAACGATGACAACAGAATCAGCAGTACTAGGTACACCAGCTATTCGATATAATTCATTTGTTGGACAAAATGACATGGGAAATTTTATCGAACTTGAGAAAAAATATTGCCTGATTTTTAACTATAAAAATTCATATGATGCCATACAAAAGGCGGTAGATTTAGCTCAAATACCAAACATAAAACAGATTTGGAAACCTCGTAAGGAATTATTATTAAAGGACAAGGTAAATATAACCGCATTTATGGTTTGGTTCATAGATGCGTATCCCCAAAGTGTTATGGAAATGAGGAATAACCCCGATCTGCAATATTTATGGAGTCCTGTAACTGGAGAAACATTATGA